DNA from Sulfurimonas gotlandica GD1:
ATAAATGATTTTTATATAATGAGTATTATTGATGTGTTAAATATACAAACCAAAGAGGTTAACACAGATATACCTCTATGCGATTTACAGCTATTTAAAATTCCAACAATAAATAAAGATAAAAATATTTTAGACACTTTAGAATATTTGAATAATTCTATAGAATATATCTGCGTAATTAATGATGATAATTCTCTTTATGGATTAGTTACACATACGGATATCACTAGCAACATAGATCCAGACACGCTAATGGACAATTATCGTTTGCAGGACTTTTTAAAGCTTGGGCGTAGAATGAAGTGGGTTCATAAAGATGAAAAAATAGTATTTCTACTTAAGGATATGGTTAATAATTTTTATGATAATGTAGTTGTAGTTGAAGATTTAAAGCCAATAGGTATTTTTACTACAAAAGATATAATGAGTCTAATTAAAAATAAAATTGATTTGGATGTTGCAATAAAAGAGTATATGTCATCTCCTGTTGATTCTATCAATAAAAACTCATCAGTTAGAGAAGCACTTGCTTTTATTAAAGAGAGACACTATAAAAGAGTTATAGTTATAGATGATGAAGGAAGTCTATCTGGTATTATTTCACAAAAAGAGCTGATTTCTTTAACCTACTCTAAATGGGCTATGTTGATGAAAGAGTATCAGGATGAATTAAGTGAAATAAACTTGATGCTTCAAAATAAAAATATAGAGTATGAGAATATTGCATCTACGGACGCTCTAACGGGACTCTATACTAGACATAAGTTTTTTCAGCTATATCTATCATCATATACATCTATGGTTCAAAGACATAATTATATGTCTTTAATACTAGTAGATATAGACTACTTTAAAAAAGTTAATGATGTTTATGGACATAATGCAGGAGATAAAACTCTTGTGCAAGTTGCACATACACTTTTAAAAATACTTAGAAATGTTGATGTTGTTTGCAGATGGGGTGGGGAAGAGTTTCTTATAATGCTACCAACTGCTGATATGGAACATGCTATATTTATTGCTCAAAAGTTAAGAGTATCAATAGAAGAGTTATCTATAGATGTGGTTGGAAACGTAACAGCCAGTTTTGGAGTTTCTCAAGTTAGAGAAGGCGAAGAGATGCAAGACGCTATAGATAGAGCTGATAAAGCTCTATATCTTGCAAAAGACTCAGGTCGTAATTGTGTTAAATGCGAGATGGATTAAATCATAATCCCTTTAATCATATAAAATAATATTGCAGCGAGAGTAGCTGTAGCTGGCACTGTAACAACCCATGCAGTGACAATTTTCTTAATAGCGTCTCTTTTTACAAACTCCACTTTTTTAGCATGTTTAATGCTCTTTTTAGCAGATTTAATCTGCTTTTCTTCATATGCGATTTGTTTGTAAAGTTCAACAACTCTCTCATAGTCAGCTTGAGATTTTGAATTTTTTGCTTCTAAAGTTTTAAGCTCAGCACTAAAGGCGTGAAGATTTTCTCTTTCATCAATAATAGACTGCTTATCATCTTCTAGAGTTCTTCCCATATCATTTAAGTGCAGCCACTCTCTTAAAAAACCAACACCAAAAACACCACCAATAGCAATGTGTGTAGAACTAACAGGAAGACCAAGTTGAGATGCTATGATAACTGTGATAGATGCAGCCATAGCGATTGAGAATGCTCTTATTTGGTCTAGTTCAGTGATTTCACTACCAACTGTCTTAATTAGTGTTGGGCCATATAGAGCAAGACCTAGAGCGATACCAAGAGCACCAACTCCCATTACCCATAGAGGAATAGCAGCTTTTGAAGATACCCCACCATTTACTACAGCATCGTTAATAGCTGCTAAGGGTCCAATTGCATTTGCAACATCGTTTGCCCCGTGAGCAAAACTTAGTAGTGCAGCTGCAAAGATAAGAGGAATTGTAAATAGTGTATTTACCGAAGCTTTAGTATTCTCAAGTTTTGTTGTGTTTGAGCTGACTTTAGCTTTAACAAAAAAGTAAACCATTACAGCAATAACAAATCCAAGAGTAAGTGCAGTAGAAAGAGATGGCTTGTTAGTCATTTCAATTGCTACAAAAGGAATCATATTTAATAATTCAACAACTTGTGGCCAGATTTTTTTAAGACCTTTTAGTGTTATGTATGTTACAAATGCCCATGACATTATTGCTACAAAGATAGGCACATACCTCTTGGCAGCTTTTACTTTGTCATCTTTAAATACAATAGATTTTTTAATAGAAAAAAGAAAGGCTGCTGCGATAACTCCACCTAAAACAGGAGATATTACCCATGAAGCTGCAATTTTACCCATTGTACTCCATGATACAATACTAAACCCCGCTGCTGCAATACCTGCACCCATTACACCACCAACAATAGAGTGAGTTGTTGAAACAGGAGCTCTCACCATAGTTGCAAAGTTAAGCCATAGAGCTGCTGCTAAAAGTGCAGCCATCATTGCCCATATAAAAGGATCTGCATTACCACCAAAAGCAGAAATATCAATGATACCTTTTTTGATAGTTTTAACAACTTCACCACCAGCAATAATAGCCCCTGCAGCTTCAAAAATTGCAGCAATTATAATGGCAGTTGTTAGTGTCATAGCTTTTGAGCCAACAGCAGGTCCGACATTGTTAGCAACATCGTTCGCACCAATATTCATTGCCATATAAGCGCCAATTAGTGCAGCAACAGCTAGGAACATATTATTTGAAATCCCACCATTACTTAAAAAACTAAATGTCAA
Protein-coding regions in this window:
- a CDS encoding diguanylate cyclase, whose amino-acid sequence is MKFPNIGDIATKSVVSIDMKSTFNEAMSKMLENEHRNIIVKDINDFYIMSIIDVLNIQTKEVNTDIPLCDLQLFKIPTINKDKNILDTLEYLNNSIEYICVINDDNSLYGLVTHTDITSNIDPDTLMDNYRLQDFLKLGRRMKWVHKDEKIVFLLKDMVNNFYDNVVVVEDLKPIGIFTTKDIMSLIKNKIDLDVAIKEYMSSPVDSINKNSSVREALAFIKERHYKRVIVIDDEGSLSGIISQKELISLTYSKWAMLMKEYQDELSEINLMLQNKNIEYENIASTDALTGLYTRHKFFQLYLSSYTSMVQRHNYMSLILVDIDYFKKVNDVYGHNAGDKTLVQVAHTLLKILRNVDVVCRWGGEEFLIMLPTADMEHAIFIAQKLRVSIEELSIDVVGNVTASFGVSQVREGEEMQDAIDRADKALYLAKDSGRNCVKCEMD
- a CDS encoding inorganic phosphate transporter translates to MEIQTMNKLEKEALKKSGTDFTRLGFALFFMIGVLTFSFLSNGGISNNMFLAVAALIGAYMAMNIGANDVANNVGPAVGSKAMTLTTAIIIAAIFEAAGAIIAGGEVVKTIKKGIIDISAFGGNADPFIWAMMAALLAAALWLNFATMVRAPVSTTHSIVGGVMGAGIAAAGFSIVSWSTMGKIAASWVISPVLGGVIAAAFLFSIKKSIVFKDDKVKAAKRYVPIFVAIMSWAFVTYITLKGLKKIWPQVVELLNMIPFVAIEMTNKPSLSTALTLGFVIAVMVYFFVKAKVSSNTTKLENTKASVNTLFTIPLIFAAALLSFAHGANDVANAIGPLAAINDAVVNGGVSSKAAIPLWVMGVGALGIALGLALYGPTLIKTVGSEITELDQIRAFSIAMAASITVIIASQLGLPVSSTHIAIGGVFGVGFLREWLHLNDMGRTLEDDKQSIIDERENLHAFSAELKTLEAKNSKSQADYERVVELYKQIAYEEKQIKSAKKSIKHAKKVEFVKRDAIKKIVTAWVVTVPATATLAAILFYMIKGIMI